A region from the Rhodopseudomonas julia genome encodes:
- a CDS encoding acyl-CoA thioesterase, translated as MERPANGFTRLIDIVFPGDANHHGTLFGGIGLAHMDKVAFLVASRYAHVDFVTASCERIDFHVPAHVGEIVELTGKVVRVGRRSLSVEVDLVAEAPLSGERRLSTRGVFNMVAADTLERYGGALPPLSDGPEMPTPQSGSTEIVFPDQTSHYGSLYGGHVLAAMGKSAFVAATRHCRKIVVMASSQRVDFMDQVSTGEMIELQPAIVATGRSSMTVEVTMVAEALLSENRRLCGKGTFVMVAVDENHRPVAIA; from the coding sequence TTGGAGCGCCCTGCGAACGGCTTCACCAGGCTGATCGACATCGTCTTTCCCGGCGACGCCAATCACCACGGCACGCTCTTCGGCGGCATCGGCCTTGCGCATATGGACAAGGTCGCCTTTCTCGTCGCCTCGCGCTACGCGCATGTCGATTTCGTCACCGCCTCCTGCGAACGCATCGATTTTCATGTCCCGGCGCATGTGGGCGAAATCGTCGAGCTGACGGGAAAGGTCGTTCGCGTCGGCCGCCGTTCGCTCAGCGTTGAAGTCGATCTCGTCGCCGAAGCGCCGCTGTCCGGCGAACGGCGCTTGTCGACGCGTGGCGTCTTCAACATGGTGGCCGCCGATACGCTGGAGCGATATGGCGGGGCGCTGCCCCCCTTGTCGGACGGGCCGGAAATGCCGACGCCTCAAAGCGGCTCGACCGAGATCGTCTTTCCCGATCAGACGAGCCATTACGGCAGCCTCTATGGCGGCCATGTGCTCGCCGCGATGGGCAAATCGGCGTTTGTCGCGGCGACCCGCCATTGCCGGAAGATCGTCGTCATGGCGTCCTCTCAACGTGTCGATTTCATGGATCAGGTATCGACCGGCGAGATGATCGAGCTGCAGCCCGCGATCGTGGCGACGGGGCGCTCCTCGATGACCGTCGAGGTGACCATGGTTGCCGAGGCGCTCCTGTCGGAGAACCGCAGGCTGTGCGGCAAGGGGACGTTCGTGATGGTCGCCGTCGACGAGAACCACCGCCCGGTCGCGATCGCCTGA